In the Glycine max cultivar Williams 82 chromosome 6, Glycine_max_v4.0, whole genome shotgun sequence genome, atagatgaaagaaaattacCATCCAAATCAAGGGCAAGGGTAACCTTCTTCCTTTTGCTTGTTTCATCAATTAGTAATGCAGGCAATGAGTTAGCATCATCTGCTAAGTCTAAAACCCCCTTAATGAATGTCTCTTGATCCCAATAATCAACTCTGTCTGAAGAAATCTCACTGGAGCTGACAGTAAGTTCTTCAGTAAATGCAATGGCCTGATGGCACATGAGATGATTAACCCATGAAGAATCAAACATCTGTTGAAACCCTTCAGAGGATCCTCCAAAAGTAAAATCTGCTGCTCCTATTGTCTCCTCGAGAGTGGGATACTCCATATTTTCCTCAGTGCCATCGTTTGTAAAATTGATCCCAGGAAATAGAAGATCAGAAAGGTTATAACAGCTTTGACTGTTATCAAATGAACTTAGCTCATCAATAATGGGAAACCCAGTTTCATATGCAGAGGAGTCTAGGTCGCACATTTGGAAACTGCTGAAGAAATTGTCATCCACATCCAGCTGAGGTTCCCATGTGAATTGTTCACTAATAACTGGAATGAGATGAAGGggaattaataataatagttacaATTATAGTAGTATCAGAAAAGGATATGCTAGAATTATATTAATGCAGCCGTTTAACATTTGCATTGGTTAGGTTCTAAGTTCAATATAACTGCATAAAACTAGGTCACTGCATTTTGAAAGTTCACAAGTCCTAAATTCTTTAAGAACAATTACTAATCTCAGAAATTATTGGTGGGAGCCAAAAAAAATCTTTGCTTTGTCCTAATTATGGTGTTTTGGCTATTGGTTCTTTCCAGAGAGCTTGTTTGTTAGCAAAGGAAAGGATTGGATAGCCTTATCAGAATGATGTGTTTACCTTTGTCAATTTATATCTCAAATTTTGTATTGGTTATTTCCAAAGAGCTTATTATCTTTTGGTTTCACCAGGGCAATGCTTCATCCTCAACTTTTGTATTGTCCATTGGTTCTTTTATCTAGTATATTTATtatctcaaaaagaaaaaacaatattttaactaGTATGATTTCAAATGGATACCTGTTTCAAATTGCTGACACTGGTCATAATTAGGCCCATTATAAGGAGAAATTGCTTCTGAATCTGAGGAAAGAAAAGATGACAAAGAATCCTGCCATAAACAAACCATCATATAAGTAATGTCAGCCAAAGAGAGTATTcatactttgaatttttttcatatatataaggATATAAGAAGTAGCCAAACTACATTGCAAAGAACCAATATATtcattgaatagaaaactcttGAGGCtcacaaatcaataaaaaatttagtggTTTATAATCTCCAATTGGTACAATAGAATcatagattatatttttttcatatataaaaggatataagaaGTAGCCAAACTACATTGCAAAGATCCAATATtcattgaatagaaaactcttGAGGCtcacaaatcaataaaaaatttagtggTTTATAATCACCAATTGGTACAATAGAATCATAGATTATATTTCCACAGtggataaaataagaaaatacttCAATCTAGCTATCCCAACTGCAACTCCCAAActaatatttcaattttcaaaacaaaagtgaaggtgcaaaatatttttatggctTACACATAAACAATTGTAATTCAAGgatatgatttaatattttgagCAAAAGCAGTGTAATCGGATGCAACACTCAGACATAGTTAAACACGAGCAGTACACAATATCTTAGGTTACTAAGGATAGTATAATCCAGAAAGCTAgatatataagtaaataaaagaCCATATCAAAACTTGCATATCGAAACTGAGTCTTACCCTTGCTACTACTGAATCTGTACATCCACTGAATGAAATCTCAGTCTGCCCCATTGAATCTGTACATCCATTGAATGAAATATCAGTCTGCCCCATGTCTCCTTTATTGTCAAGATCCatggaatattcttcatttttGCAAAAATCTACACCAAACATGTTCAATTTAATAATGAGAGAAGTTGATTGCACCATATGTTCTAAATTGAATGCCAAAAGATTTCAAGGAAAAAACTGCATCAATGCTATAATAGTTtgtatttagttattttttgtcCTTTCAATCTGTTGAGGGTGTTAAGGCTTACCATTTTGAGATGTTAGGCTGGAGATAGCTAAACTTGCCATTTCATTAGTTGCTCTGACAGCAGTGgatttagatattttatttgatttctgAGACACATGGGGATAGTTCCCATCTTTTTTGCAAGTTGTAATTGTCTTCGCCTTCATTTTAGCAGCTGGCACTGAATCTGGACTTCCGAAGCATAGTCTAAAATAGAATTCATGCAattgaaatttcttattttcatttaactcagaaacaaaaacaaaatgcagGTCAAACAACATacggataaaatgaaattcaaaatggATCATAGGAGAATATACTAAATTGCATCAGCATTCATGCTTTTCTATATTAGCATACAGTAGTAAGTTAACTTCCAAAATCTATAAGTAATACACTTCTATAATCATAAAGAACTAATAGGTTTTTCCAACTATATGACTCACATGAAGGTTTTAAAGGCTTAATCTAGTATACAATGGCATGCACAGAAATTGTCCAAACACCCCACACCCCAATTCCCTAGTTAGCAGCTCAGTTAGCAAGAGCTAAGGATGTGCATTGAGAGCACTACTTCAATTCCTATGGATGCCCTCTTCATCCTAATTTACCCCCATCCCTCAATTCAATTAGGTCCACCCAGTGTCCAGAAAAAAATTTACAAGCTCACAAGTTTCCCATGGGAAATTTGGACTTcaggaaaaaatttaaaaactaaaacagatgtataataagaggaaaaaatattgCTATTGTTAAGAAATAGGCCTAtgttaagaagaagaaagtacAATAAGGGatgtctttattattattaatttttttttttttaaaagaaattattaaagagaaaagacttttaaaactaaaaagaatcaaaataaatcacttaaattaaaacacattgtCACTACAGCTCTCTTTGGCAAAATTAGCAGATAACATATAGCTGTCAGTGAACGGGCTcataacagataaaaaaaatatgctaatatcttttatatataaattatatttatacatacatttaatatttatcgtagctacaattaataaatatattaaatgtatAGCTTGCTAACATATTATTTCTAAAACATATGGATGTATACCAGATTATACTCGTTTTTTAGAAGGAATACTTTAACACCTATAGTACTCTTTctgaaaagaaaggaattgagTGTAGGTCAGCAAATCCTTGTGGGATTATACTCGTTTGTTTCTAGAAGGAGTACTTCAGCAGTTAAAGTGCAACAACTTACTATCGTActcctaaaaaaagaaaaagaatgtgaGAGAGTATGTTGGCGAAtcccaaaatttaaatatttaattcactttaaattaaatgacaacccaaaaaaattaaatgcacttttaaataatcatttaaCGAAAACTcatctttttatataaatttaatgaaaattcatcaggaaaatgaaaatacaaccAAGAAATACACACATACATACAAGTGCCAGCAGTAACAGTGGTAAACCAAACCCAGGAACAAGCACCCAcagtaaaacaaaaacaatctcAAATTCGTTAAGAAACTGAAATCGTGTAACGAAGAAAATCCCCAAagaatggccacaatgatgaaggTGGTGGTCACGAACA is a window encoding:
- the LOC100813300 gene encoding uncharacterized protein yields the protein MKAKTITTCKKDGNYPHVSQKSNKISKSTAVRATNEMASLAISSLTSQNDFCKNEEYSMDLDNKGDMGQTDISFNGCTDSMGQTEISFSGCTDSVVARDSLSSFLSSDSEAISPYNGPNYDQCQQFETVISEQFTWEPQLDVDDNFFSSFQMCDLDSSAYETGFPIIDELSSFDNSQSCYNLSDLLFPGINFTNDGTEENMEYPTLEETIGAADFTFGGSSEGFQQMFDSSWVNHLMCHQAIAFTEELTVSSSEISSDRVDYWDQETFIKGVLDLADDANSLPALLIDETSKRKKVTLALDLDETLIHSSMEQCDGADFTFKMITDRERTVYVRKRPFLQEFLAKVSEMFEIIIFTASKRMYAETLLDVLDPDKKFFSRRVCRESCTWKDRCCVKDLTVLGIDLAKVCIIDNTPEVFRFQVNNGIPIKSWYDDPTDSALMSLLPFLEKLVDVEDVRPLIAEKFGART